The Rhizobium favelukesii DNA segment CTTGCGCGCTCATCGACGTCCTTGACAGGCCGGCGATCGAGCTGGCCATCCAACTCCTCGAACGTCCTTTGATTTGAGAGAAAAACGACAAATGGGAAGAGGTGTTCGTCAGGCACGCATTTCGGATATCGACAAGGCGATAGGTGAGCGCCTTCGCCAGCTTCGGCAGATGCGTGGGATGACGCAGACGACGCTCGGCGAAGCCGTGAATGTGACGTTCCAGCAGATGCAGAAGTACGAACGCGGGCTCAACCGGATCGCCGCGTCCACTCTCGTCGGCTTCTGCAACGCCCTGAAAGTGACGCCAATGGAAATCCTCGGAGGCTTCGTGGGCGAGGCGATGCAATCTGAAGACCTGCAACTATTGGAGAAGCTCCATGACGCCGAGAACCGCTTGCGGCAGATCCACGAGCTTTCGAAAAGTTAGCTGCTTTTCGTGGAAGTGGGTTCCATGAAACACGAGGGCAGGGCACGATCATTCCCTGACTACATGGATAGAAGCGCGATAAATGATCGGTTTCGTTGCGCTTTCCTTTATTTGTCGAGTCGCA contains these protein-coding regions:
- a CDS encoding helix-turn-helix domain-containing protein; the encoded protein is MGRGVRQARISDIDKAIGERLRQLRQMRGMTQTTLGEAVNVTFQQMQKYERGLNRIAASTLVGFCNALKVTPMEILGGFVGEAMQSEDLQLLEKLHDAENRLRQIHELSKS